Proteins from a genomic interval of Musa acuminata AAA Group cultivar baxijiao chromosome BXJ1-9, Cavendish_Baxijiao_AAA, whole genome shotgun sequence:
- the LOC135593136 gene encoding transcription factor bHLH30-like isoform X2 → MQPVATGEMVHETRTAGETRAVRSHSEAERRRRQRINGHLATLRSLLPAATRVSCMCAFVHASTCFMESRFDCWLWNAWVQLDKAALLGEVVRQVRELRVRVEEVAVMVPGEGDEVGVEEEEEGGGGGGGRGRVVRAWVCCADRPGLMGELSRAVRSVRARAVRAEMVTVGGRTRSLLELEVSEAAERGEGRSALQAALWAVLLTNRTAPAENYSKRARTSTRFSKT, encoded by the coding sequence ATGCAGCCTGTTGCGACCGGTGAGATGGTGCATGAGACGAGGACGGCGGGGGAGACGCGAGCCGTGCGGAGCCACAGCGAGGCGGAGCGGCGGCGGAGGCAGCGGATCAACGGCCACCTCGCCACTCTTAGGAGCCTGCTCCCCGCGGCCACCAGGGTAAGTTGCATGTGTGCGTTCGTGCATGCTTCTACTTGCTTCATGGAGTCGCGGTTTGACTGCTGGTTATGGAATGCGTGGGTGCAGTTGGATAAGGCGGCGCTGCTCGGGGAGGTGGTGAGGCAGGTGCGGGAGCTGAGGGTGAGGGTGGAGGAGGTGGCGGTGATGGTGCCCGGGGAGGGGGACGAGGTcggggtggaggaggaggaggaggggggaggaggaggaggaggcaggggGAGGGTGGTCCGGGCGTGGGTGTGCTGCGCGGACCGGCCCGGTCTAATGGGGGAACTGAGCCGGGCGGTCCGCTCGGTCCGGGCGAGGGCGGTCCGGGCGGAGATGGTCACGGTAGGCGGGCGGACGCGGAGCCTACTGGAGTTGGAGGTCAGCGAGGCGGCGGAGAGAGGGGAGGGCCGGTCAGCGCTGCAGGCGGCGCTCTGGGCGGTGCTGCTCACGAACCGGACCGCTCCGGCCGAGAACTACAGTAAGCGGGCTCGCACGTCGACCCGGTTTAGCAAGACATAG
- the LOC135593136 gene encoding transcription factor bHLH30-like isoform X1, translated as MPSSNALHACYSLMIWPPRSSSSGGELVRGVGMQPVATGEMVHETRTAGETRAVRSHSEAERRRRQRINGHLATLRSLLPAATRLDKAALLGEVVRQVRELRVRVEEVAVMVPGEGDEVGVEEEEEGGGGGGGRGRVVRAWVCCADRPGLMGELSRAVRSVRARAVRAEMVTVGGRTRSLLELEVSEAAERGEGRSALQAALWAVLLTNRTAPAENYSKRARTSTRFSKT; from the exons ATGCCTTCTTCAAATGCCTTGCATGCCTGTTATTCCCTAATGATTTGGCCGccacgcagcagcagcagcggtggaGAGTTGGTGCGTGGTGTCGGAATGCAGCCTGTTGCGACCGGTGAGATGGTGCATGAGACGAGGACGGCGGGGGAGACGCGAGCCGTGCGGAGCCACAGCGAGGCGGAGCGGCGGCGGAGGCAGCGGATCAACGGCCACCTCGCCACTCTTAGGAGCCTGCTCCCCGCGGCCACCAGG TTGGATAAGGCGGCGCTGCTCGGGGAGGTGGTGAGGCAGGTGCGGGAGCTGAGGGTGAGGGTGGAGGAGGTGGCGGTGATGGTGCCCGGGGAGGGGGACGAGGTcggggtggaggaggaggaggaggggggaggaggaggaggaggcaggggGAGGGTGGTCCGGGCGTGGGTGTGCTGCGCGGACCGGCCCGGTCTAATGGGGGAACTGAGCCGGGCGGTCCGCTCGGTCCGGGCGAGGGCGGTCCGGGCGGAGATGGTCACGGTAGGCGGGCGGACGCGGAGCCTACTGGAGTTGGAGGTCAGCGAGGCGGCGGAGAGAGGGGAGGGCCGGTCAGCGCTGCAGGCGGCGCTCTGGGCGGTGCTGCTCACGAACCGGACCGCTCCGGCCGAGAACTACAGTAAGCGGGCTCGCACGTCGACCCGGTTTAGCAAGACATAG